The following are encoded in a window of Lynx canadensis isolate LIC74 chromosome B1, mLynCan4.pri.v2, whole genome shotgun sequence genomic DNA:
- the LOC115511616 gene encoding cytochrome c oxidase subunit 7B2, mitochondrial: MMFPLTRNALRRFKIRSIQQIRQSHEKHSPDFHDKYGNIVLASGSAFCVVAWVFTATQIGIEWNLSPVGRVTPEEWNDK; this comes from the coding sequence ATGATGTTTCCCTTGACCAGAAATGCACTAAGAAGGTTCAAGATTCGAAGCATTCAACAAATTAGACAAAGCCATGAAAAACACTCACCAGATTTTCATGACAAATATGGTAATATTGTGCTGGCCAGTGGAAGCGCTTTCTGTGTTGTTGCATGGGTGTTTACAGCCACACAGATTGGAATAGAATGGAACCTGTCTCCTGTTGGCAGAGTCACCCCAGAAGAGTGGAATGATAAATAA